Within the Iodidimonas sp. SYSU 1G8 genome, the region GCCGTAGGGCGATTCGAACGTGTTCTGGGTCGCGGCGTTGTTGACGAAACCGCCGGACTTGAACGCGCGCTGCCAGAAGGCGAACAGCAGGATGTCATCGGTGGCCTGGAAGTTCAGGCCGACGCGCGGCGCGAAGCTGTCCCAGGTGTCCTCGATGGGGCCAAGACGCAGCGAGTTCGGACCCGTGGGGTATTCGCTGAAGTCCACGCCCGCCGGAATACCCTGCGCCGCGATGGTGGTGATCGGCGTGCCGAAGACGTTGTACTTCTTTTCCCACGAATAGCGCACACCGGCGACCGCGCTCAGACGGTCGGTGAAGTGATATTCGCCCTGGACATACGCGGCCCAGGTCTTGCGGTCCTGACCGTTGGTGCCGAAGCTGAGGCCCGGATTGTCGGGCGTGAACTCGCCGATGCCCGGCGTGTAGAGGATCTGGCCGACCTGATACTGGTCCTTCAGGTAGAAGAAGCCGGCGATCACATCGACCGTGTCCGAGAAGTCCGAGACGAAGTTGAACTCGGTCTGGAACGTCTTGTAATCCTCGTAGCGGACCGAGCTGAACAGATCGACATTGGTGCCGTCCGTGTCGGTGCCGATCTCGCTGCCCTGCTTCGCGTAGTTGGTCGTCAGGTTGAACGTACCGAAGTCGACATTGTAGGACGCGTTGGCGGTGAAGTTGTAGCTGTTCACGTCCGTGTTGTCGTTGCGCAGGTTCCGGCCGATCACATAGGGATCGCTGCCGTCGCCCTTCTCGCCGATCGTGCCATCGCCGAAGGGATTCTTGGCGAGACCGTCCGGCGGATACAGCGCCTCGAACACGCTGGTGTTGCAGTTGAAGGCCGTCGGCGTGCCGACCGTGCTCGGACCACCGCAATTGCCATTGCTGGGCGTGCGCGGGTCGAACAGACCGTTGATCGCCACGGTGCCGTCGCCGCGCTGGCGGATGATCTCGCCCTGGAAGGTGACGTCGAGCGAGTCATTGGGCGTGAAGCGCAGGCTAGGACGGAAGTAGACGTACTTGTCGCCGCCGTGGCGCGTGCCGGCCAGATCCTCGTCGATGGTGTCGGTGACCGGATCGTAGCCGCTGTTCTTCCAGAAACCGCCGAACTTGTAGAACTGGGACGCCATGCGGAACGCCACCTTGTCCTCGACGATCGGCACGTTGCCGACCAGGCCGACGACCAGCTTGCCCGCATTGGCGATCTCGAGGCTCGCCTTCCCGCCATAGTCGACCATGTCCGGCTTGTTGGTGCGGACCGCCACGGCGCCGGCATAGGCGTTACGGCCGTACAGCGTGCCCTGTGGGCCACGCATGATTTCGACCGCCTCGATATCCAGCATGTTGGACAGCGCCCAGGCGTTGCGCGCCTGGTAGACGTTGTCGATGAAGACGGCGACGTGCGGGTCGTCGAAGCTTTCGATGCCCGAGGTCGCGATGCCACGGATGGTGAACGCGGCCGCGTGGTGGAACAGGCCCACATGCGACAGCTGTACCGCCGGCACCGAATTGTTGAGATCTTCCAGATTGACCGCGAACTTGCGCTCGAGCGCCACGCCGGACAGCGCGGTGACGGGCAGCGGCACGGACTGTTCGGATTCAGCGCGCTTTTGCGACTGGACCGTGACCTGCTCGATCTGGCCGCGCTGGCTGAAGATGCTGCCGCTCTGGCCTTCGGCCGGCGGCGCGGCCGGAGCCGCCGTGTCCTGCGCCCACGCGCTGCCCATGCACAGGGCAGTCGCCGACGCAGCAAGCATGAGTACTCGCCTATGATGTTTCACTGTGTATCCCCTTCGGAATCCCGCCAGGCGGGTTCTTCGTTTCATCCCGTCGCAGGCCTGGATTTTCGATCCTGGGCTTTTACCTTCTGGTCCTGAGACACAGGCGGTTTAGCACCGCGATGTTACCGAAGTCCAAGATAAAAAATATTCTCCAACGCTTTTTTTGTTTTCTTTGCGCGGTCTCCCCCAGCAGGCTAGGCTTCGGCCACGTCGACCGGGACTATTAGGGGAGGGAACCATGTCCGACGCCGCGCAACGCGCACTGGACCACATCGAAATCTATTCGACCATGAGCCGCTATTGCCACGGCGTGGATCGCTGCGACCTGGCCGTGCTGAAATCGACCTTCTGGCCGGATGCCACCTGCAATTACAGCGACCAGGAACTGGACGCAATGACCTGGGCCGAGAACTGCGTGGCCGGGATCAGCCAGATGGAACGCACCATGCACACCATCGGCAATCACCTCATCGAGGTCGATGGCGACAAGGCGACGGGCGAAACCTATTGCCTGGCCTATCACCTGCTCAAGAACGCCGAGGGTGTCCTGACGGACATGCTCGTGGGCGGCCGCTATCTCGACCACTTCGAGAAGCGCGGCGGTGAATGGAAGATCAAGAGTCGCTTCTACGTGATGGACTGGAACCACAACATTCCGTCCACCGGCAACTGGACCACCGGATTGCTGGGCGGCCTGAACCGGGGCGCGCGTTCGCCCAACGACCATTACGACCGCATCTTCGGCTGATCCCATGGACATGATCGACTGGTACGCCTGGCGCATCATCATTGGGCTGGGCTGCATGTGGCTGGGCGGCGGCATCTTCATCGTGAAGGGATTGCCTCGGCAGCTGAAGCGTGGCCCACAACCGACGGCGCCGAAGGGCACGCCCGAGGCGTTCGGCCTCTTCTGGCTGGATCAGTACTGCTATATCGGCCTGACGCTGCTGATCGGCGGCGCGGCGCTGGCGGCGTACAGCCTGATCACCGGACAGGGCGCGTAATCCCATGGAGTTCGATTTCCGGACCATGGAGCGGATGGACCGCTACAAGCTGATGGTCTCGTCCATCGTGCCCCGGCCCATCGCCCTCGTCACCACCATCAGCAAGGATGGCATCGTCAACGCGGCGCCGTTCAGCTTCTTCAACGCCGTGAGCGCCGAGCCGCCGCTGGTGGTGCTGGGGCTCGAGGTGACAGACTACGCGCCGCGCAAGGACACCGGCGACAACATCCGCGATACCGGCGAGTTCGTCGTCAGCCTGGTCAGCGAGTCCATCGCGCAGAACATGAACCTGTGCGCCATGGATTTCCCGGCGGAGGAAGACGAACTGGCCGAGACCGGCCTGACGGCCATGCCCAGCACGCTGGTCACGCCGCCATGGATCAAGGAATCGCCAGTCAGCTTCGAGTGCAAGCGCATGACCACCATGGAAGTCGGCACCGGCAACCGGGTGGTGATCGGCGAGGTGCTCTACATGCACATCGACGACGCGTTCGTCGACAAGGACAAACTCTACGTGGACGCACCCGCCATGCAGCTGATCGGGCGCATGCACGGACGTGGCTGGTACGTGAAAACAGGGGACGCGTTCGACATGCCGCGCATCGACTACAGAGTGTGGGCGGCGGAACGGGACAAGAAGCGGAGCGAACGGGGATGAACACGGGAGCCATACCGGCGACGATGCTCTATGCGGGCATCATGGGGCTGCTGGCGGTCGCGCTGGCCACCCAGGTGCTGTGGGCGCGCATCAACGCCAAGAAATTGCCCGACTGGAAACCGGACACCACCATGCGCGTGCAGGCGAACTTCGTCGAGAACGTGCCGCTGGCGCTGATTCTGCTGTACCTGCTGGAAGCCGGCGGCGCGCCGACCGTCATGGTCCACGTGCTGGGCGCGGCGCTGGTGATCGCCCGCCTGCTGCATGCCTGGGGCTACAGCGGCAATCCCGGCGCGACCTATCCTCGGCTGATCGGCGCGCAGACGACCTTCCTGCTGCTGTCGATCATGGGCTTCGGCCTGATCTATCTGGCGCTGGCGCCGCGCCTCTAGACGAGCGGCTATCGCGGAAATGAAAAGGGCGCGACCCTCGCGGGCCGCGCCCTTTTTCAGATCGAATGGCGGCTGCTTACCGGCCCTTCCAGTTGGGCTTGCGCTTTTCCGAGAACGCCTTGGGACCTTCGATGAAGTCCTCGCTGTCGCGCATCTTCTGGGTCATGGGATAGACCGTATCGATGGCCTCTTCCAGGGTCGGCGCGTCGAAGCCCTTATAGACCGCTTCCTTGGTGGCACGGACCGACAAGGGCGAGGCCTCGAGGATTTCGGCGGCCCAGCGACGGGCGACGGCCATCAGCTCGTCATGAGGCGCGACCTCGTTGACGAAGCCCATGCGCAGGCCGTCCTCGGCGCTCATGCGCTTGCCGGTGAGCATCATGCCCATGGCCTGCTTCAGCGGCATGGTGCGCGGCAGGCGGTGCACGCCACCGGCGCCGGCCATCAGTCCGACCCGCACTTCCGGTAGCGCGAACACGGCCTTTTCGGACGCCACGATGATGTCGCAGGCCAGCGCGATCTCGAAGCCGCCGCCCATGGCGACGCCGTTGACGGCCGCGATGACCGGCTTGAACAAGTCGAAGCGCGAGGTGATGCCGCCGAAGCCGGTATCGACCTTCCAGCGCTTGCCGCCGGCGGCCTGATACTTCAGGTCGTTGCCGGCCGAGAAGGCCCGGTCGCCCGCGCCTGTGACGATGGCGACCCACAGGTCGTCGTCGGCCGCGAACTCGTTGAACG harbors:
- a CDS encoding TonB-dependent receptor, with amino-acid sequence MLAASATALCMGSAWAQDTAAPAAPPAEGQSGSIFSQRGQIEQVTVQSQKRAESEQSVPLPVTALSGVALERKFAVNLEDLNNSVPAVQLSHVGLFHHAAAFTIRGIATSGIESFDDPHVAVFIDNVYQARNAWALSNMLDIEAVEIMRGPQGTLYGRNAYAGAVAVRTNKPDMVDYGGKASLEIANAGKLVVGLVGNVPIVEDKVAFRMASQFYKFGGFWKNSGYDPVTDTIDEDLAGTRHGGDKYVYFRPSLRFTPNDSLDVTFQGEIIRQRGDGTVAINGLFDPRTPSNGNCGGPSTVGTPTAFNCNTSVFEALYPPDGLAKNPFGDGTIGEKGDGSDPYVIGRNLRNDNTDVNSYNFTANASYNVDFGTFNLTTNYAKQGSEIGTDTDGTNVDLFSSVRYEDYKTFQTEFNFVSDFSDTVDVIAGFFYLKDQYQVGQILYTPGIGEFTPDNPGLSFGTNGQDRKTWAAYVQGEYHFTDRLSAVAGVRYSWEKKYNVFGTPITTIAAQGIPAGVDFSEYPTGPNSLRLGPIEDTWDSFAPRVGLNFQATDDILLFAFWQRAFKSGGFVNNAATQNTFESPYGQERIDNYEIGMKSEWFDRALRVNVNAYYQDHTGLQRQIIRPANIPSGQETFTTNAADARAYGVELEVSVIPTDGLTINGNLGYNNIKYTSFCADLDGPETTATPASGRTPCGAVELTPAGFIVDVDYSDLRLNYAPRFTANLGFTYDFPIGNMGNLSFGTNLGYTSKMATQVQNAPRTDRRSMLLVDASLNWEAPNGQYRVSVWGKNLTNEIERLSSTPVSQLFTFEHATRPRTYGVTMTADF
- a CDS encoding nuclear transport factor 2 family protein, with product MSDAAQRALDHIEIYSTMSRYCHGVDRCDLAVLKSTFWPDATCNYSDQELDAMTWAENCVAGISQMERTMHTIGNHLIEVDGDKATGETYCLAYHLLKNAEGVLTDMLVGGRYLDHFEKRGGEWKIKSRFYVMDWNHNIPSTGNWTTGLLGGLNRGARSPNDHYDRIFG
- a CDS encoding flavin reductase family protein translates to MEFDFRTMERMDRYKLMVSSIVPRPIALVTTISKDGIVNAAPFSFFNAVSAEPPLVVLGLEVTDYAPRKDTGDNIRDTGEFVVSLVSESIAQNMNLCAMDFPAEEDELAETGLTAMPSTLVTPPWIKESPVSFECKRMTTMEVGTGNRVVIGEVLYMHIDDAFVDKDKLYVDAPAMQLIGRMHGRGWYVKTGDAFDMPRIDYRVWAAERDKKRSERG
- a CDS encoding MAPEG family protein produces the protein MNTGAIPATMLYAGIMGLLAVALATQVLWARINAKKLPDWKPDTTMRVQANFVENVPLALILLYLLEAGGAPTVMVHVLGAALVIARLLHAWGYSGNPGATYPRLIGAQTTFLLLSIMGFGLIYLALAPRL
- a CDS encoding enoyl-CoA hydratase-related protein, yielding MSNYEFIKTERDGNLFILTLNRPDVMNACHSPMHEEMQTAFNEFAADDDLWVAIVTGAGDRAFSAGNDLKYQAAGGKRWKVDTGFGGITSRFDLFKPVIAAVNGVAMGGGFEIALACDIIVASEKAVFALPEVRVGLMAGAGGVHRLPRTMPLKQAMGMMLTGKRMSAEDGLRMGFVNEVAPHDELMAVARRWAAEILEASPLSVRATKEAVYKGFDAPTLEEAIDTVYPMTQKMRDSEDFIEGPKAFSEKRKPNWKGR